A single region of the Rhodococcus sp. W8901 genome encodes:
- a CDS encoding carboxymuconolactone decarboxylase family protein: MTNTTAPRVTFAAAAPKAFKALIGFDAAAREGLDPTLVELIQIRSSQLNGCAYCLYMHVSDARKAGEDEMRLHMIAVWREARHYFSAREQAALALTEAVTRIAGGVPDEVYAQAAAQFDDAELAHVLALILTINTWNRLAISTGKVAGTDERRR; the protein is encoded by the coding sequence ATGACCAACACCACCGCACCCCGAGTCACCTTCGCCGCCGCCGCCCCGAAGGCGTTCAAGGCGCTGATCGGCTTCGATGCCGCTGCCCGCGAGGGCCTCGACCCCACGCTGGTCGAGCTGATCCAGATCCGTTCGTCACAGCTCAACGGCTGCGCCTACTGCCTCTACATGCATGTGAGCGACGCGCGTAAGGCTGGCGAAGACGAGATGCGCCTGCACATGATTGCGGTCTGGCGTGAGGCGAGGCACTACTTCTCCGCACGGGAACAGGCCGCGCTCGCGCTGACCGAGGCCGTCACCCGAATCGCCGGCGGCGTGCCGGACGAGGTGTACGCGCAGGCCGCGGCGCAGTTCGACGACGCGGAGCTCGCCCACGTCCTCGCCCTGATCTTGACGATCAACACCTGGAACCGTCTCGCGATCAGCACCGGCAAGGTCGCCGGCACCGACGAGCGTCGCCGGTAG
- the pdxR gene encoding MocR-like pyridoxine biosynthesis transcription factor PdxR, with protein MSKSWVNVAERLGSDLHLELCGTGSRRAALGRALRGAIQDGRLAPGTRLPPYRSLAADLGIARNTVAATYSELVAEGWLTARQGSGTRVAERTAPVARPRVPTKPSPGPATPVHNLLQGQPDTSSFPRRAWMGSTRRALTAAPNSAFGPGDPQGRIELRTALADYLARVRGVRTGPECIVICAGFSDALRLLFGGGVLRGPLAVEAYGLAFHRALLAADGVRTVPLGLDEHGSRTTELADHRAVRSVLLTPAHQFPLGGPLDPARRHAAVEWARGRGGVVIEDDYDGEFRYDREPIGAVQALEPDHVLYVGSASKSLSTAVRLGWMVLPERLIDPVLAVKGRRERWTGVVDQLTFADLISSGAYDRHVRQMRQRYRDRRNRLAAALAEHAPHIEPAGIAAGLHAVLRLPPGTEASAVKAAAWQGIALDGLADYRHPDAAPVFDGLVVGYAAPSDHAFAAALAALCQILPPAP; from the coding sequence ATGTCGAAATCATGGGTCAATGTTGCCGAACGTCTAGGTTCCGATCTGCATCTGGAACTGTGCGGAACCGGTTCGCGCCGAGCCGCTCTCGGCCGGGCACTGCGCGGGGCGATCCAGGACGGGCGGCTGGCCCCGGGAACCCGACTGCCTCCCTATCGGTCGCTCGCGGCCGACCTCGGCATCGCACGGAACACGGTCGCCGCCACCTACTCCGAACTGGTCGCCGAGGGTTGGCTGACCGCCCGGCAGGGTTCGGGCACCCGGGTCGCCGAGCGCACCGCACCCGTTGCACGACCGCGTGTACCGACGAAGCCGTCCCCCGGCCCCGCCACGCCGGTGCACAACCTCCTGCAGGGGCAGCCGGACACCTCGTCGTTCCCGAGGAGGGCGTGGATGGGGTCGACCCGCCGGGCGCTCACCGCCGCACCCAACAGCGCCTTCGGCCCGGGCGACCCCCAGGGTCGGATCGAGTTGCGAACCGCGCTCGCCGACTATCTCGCCCGCGTCAGGGGAGTGCGCACCGGCCCGGAGTGCATCGTGATCTGCGCGGGCTTCTCCGACGCATTGCGCCTGCTGTTCGGTGGTGGTGTGCTGCGGGGCCCCCTCGCGGTCGAGGCGTACGGCCTGGCCTTCCACCGCGCACTGCTGGCGGCCGACGGTGTCCGGACCGTACCACTCGGGCTCGACGAACATGGCTCCAGAACAACGGAACTGGCGGATCATCGCGCCGTTCGCTCGGTGCTGCTCACCCCGGCTCACCAGTTCCCGCTCGGTGGTCCCCTCGATCCGGCGCGGCGCCACGCGGCGGTCGAATGGGCGCGGGGGCGGGGTGGGGTGGTGATCGAGGACGACTACGACGGCGAGTTCCGGTACGACCGCGAACCGATCGGTGCGGTCCAGGCCCTCGAGCCGGACCACGTCCTCTACGTCGGGTCGGCCAGTAAAAGCCTCTCGACCGCGGTGCGACTGGGCTGGATGGTGCTGCCGGAACGGCTGATCGACCCCGTCCTGGCGGTGAAGGGCCGGCGGGAACGCTGGACCGGCGTGGTCGACCAACTCACGTTCGCCGACCTGATCAGCTCCGGGGCATACGACCGGCACGTCAGGCAGATGCGTCAGCGCTACCGCGACCGCCGCAACCGCCTGGCCGCCGCACTTGCCGAGCACGCACCGCACATCGAACCCGCCGGCATCGCCGCGGGACTGCATGCGGTGCTGCGACTTCCGCCCGGCACCGAAGCCTCGGCGGTGAAGGCCGCCGCGTGGCAGGGCATCGCACTCGACGGTCTCGCGGACTACCGCCATCCCGACGCCGCGCCCGTTTTCGACGGCCTCGTCGTCGGCTACGCGGCGCCGTCGGACCACGCCTTCGCCGCCGCACTGGCCGCACTGTGCCAGATCCTGCCGCCGGCACCGTGA
- a CDS encoding cytochrome C5 — MDPIELLRDEIAESGLLTAPFADDGIVIGAARVPAAGTDVTVNVDPELEDRSGLDTGVLLAAVERVLTIAPARWDQVVDSVANEIEDAVGDQSVIEATDLRDDLTLRSVAVLHDAVLLSFIAPKQFPDSWIRTQLDEDLDVDDVVVEEMDENYEVVEFESLDDLMDHLSSAEDR; from the coding sequence ATGGATCCGATTGAGCTGCTCAGGGACGAGATCGCCGAGAGCGGTCTGTTGACAGCACCATTCGCCGACGACGGAATCGTCATCGGCGCTGCGAGAGTGCCTGCCGCCGGAACGGACGTCACTGTGAACGTCGATCCCGAACTCGAGGACAGGTCGGGCCTGGACACCGGCGTGCTCCTTGCTGCCGTCGAACGAGTGCTGACGATCGCGCCCGCGCGATGGGATCAGGTCGTCGACTCCGTCGCCAACGAGATCGAGGACGCGGTCGGCGATCAGAGCGTGATCGAAGCAACCGACTTGCGCGACGACCTGACCCTCAGATCCGTCGCGGTGCTCCACGACGCGGTCCTGCTCTCCTTCATCGCGCCGAAGCAGTTCCCCGACAGCTGGATCCGGACCCAGCTCGACGAGGATCTCGACGTCGACGACGTTGTCGTCGAGGAGATGGACGAGAACTACGAGGTCGTCGAGTTCGAGTCGCTCGACGACCTCATGGACCACCTGAGTTCGGCCGAAGACCGCTAG